In a genomic window of Candidatus Cloacimonadota bacterium:
- the rplI gene encoding 50S ribosomal protein L9 — protein MKLILAKNVEKLGEAGSVVDVADGYARNYLLPQNLAIVANQYNLSKVEAIKKEAEAEKLAMENKYNGIVQQINDLGEISFQRKADENDHLFGSVSEVDIANALEEKEIEIHRSNVNMEKHLKEIGSFDVEIEFINDIKTTLKVKVEKE, from the coding sequence ATGAAACTAATTCTAGCTAAGAATGTAGAAAAGCTAGGAGAGGCAGGAAGCGTGGTAGATGTAGCCGATGGCTATGCAAGAAATTACCTGTTACCACAAAACCTGGCTATTGTAGCAAATCAATATAACCTTTCCAAAGTGGAAGCAATAAAGAAAGAAGCTGAAGCCGAAAAATTGGCTATGGAAAACAAGTACAATGGAATCGTTCAACAGATCAATGATCTGGGTGAAATTTCATTCCAGAGAAAAGCTGACGAAAATGATCATTTATTCGGTTCAGTTTCCGAAGTTGATATTGCCAACGCTTTAGAGGAAAAAGAAATTGAGATCCATAGATCGAATGTAAATATGGAAAAACATCTCAAGGAAATTGGCAGTTTTGATGTTGAAATCGAATTCATTAACGACATTAAAACTACATTGAAAGTTAAAGTTGAGAAAGAGTAA
- the rpsR gene encoding 30S ribosomal protein S18, which yields MEEKKETKKNVNDQADKKVEEKKERKEYKRSESSRRPQKKRFSRKKFFFKKRVCFFCTNKDSVIDYKDVGLMKRFVSDNGKISPRRFTGTCAKHQKKVSVEIKKARQMALLPFTDKHK from the coding sequence AAAAAGAAACAAAAAAAAATGTAAACGATCAAGCAGATAAAAAAGTGGAAGAAAAGAAAGAAAGAAAAGAATATAAACGTTCAGAAAGTTCAAGAAGACCACAGAAAAAACGTTTTTCCAGAAAGAAATTTTTCTTCAAAAAACGTGTGTGCTTCTTTTGCACAAACAAAGATTCTGTGATTGATTACAAAGATGTTGGCCTGATGAAAAGATTTGTTTCCGATAATGGAAAGATCTCTCCCCGCCGGTTTACCGGAACTTGCGCCAAGCATCAGAAAAAAGTTTCTGTAGAAATCAAGAAAGCCCGTCAGATGGCTCTTCTTCCTTTCACAGACAAGCACAAATAA
- a CDS encoding DUF721 domain-containing protein, translating into MDLMRSGSAWKSIVYRIAGDDKKDFVTLAFGWKSIVGNILAERTQLHKIEKDVLFVSVANSVWMQELILRKEQIRKDIHSILRIKLAEIVFFVGKEDKKIRI; encoded by the coding sequence ATGGATCTGATGCGCTCCGGCAGTGCCTGGAAAAGTATTGTTTATCGCATTGCCGGCGATGATAAGAAAGATTTTGTTACTCTGGCTTTCGGTTGGAAATCTATTGTAGGAAATATTTTAGCCGAAAGAACTCAATTGCACAAAATCGAAAAAGATGTTCTTTTTGTTTCTGTTGCAAACAGTGTGTGGATGCAGGAACTTATTTTACGCAAAGAACAGATCCGAAAAGATATTCATTCTATTCTGAGAATAAAATTAGCAGAAATCGTTTTTTTCGTAGGAAAAGAAGATAAAAAGATCAGGATTTAA
- a CDS encoding YybS family protein, with the protein MYVVAVLAAFITSLSPLGGMIFTLAYGGKYRENITRFLTVFLATGILLFITKIVDVVTFTDIFLGVGIAAAIYFFVLRKTGNYLFSILAAYGFDAIIAIIKKIAFGSIILDNINIALNTYQKLMESSFQNNPEQMDLGLQLMETTRQIFEQYYVGIWMLSIIVGLYLGTLIISKNSEIKWQHRFIQLQYESIYFVIAALILFVIPKWRILGMNALLILAPLFLIEGISILDFYWGDFFKKTKFLLFLLIISMVFNYFILSLIALIGLLDIWFDFRKIRNTEDIDETNSS; encoded by the coding sequence ATGTATGTTGTTGCAGTTTTAGCAGCTTTCATTACATCACTCTCTCCTCTGGGAGGGATGATCTTTACACTGGCATATGGTGGTAAATACCGGGAAAATATAACCAGATTTCTAACTGTATTTTTAGCAACTGGAATTTTGTTATTCATAACTAAAATTGTTGATGTTGTAACTTTTACCGACATTTTTTTGGGAGTCGGCATTGCTGCAGCTATCTACTTTTTTGTATTACGAAAAACAGGAAATTATCTTTTTTCAATTTTAGCGGCATACGGTTTTGATGCAATTATTGCAATAATCAAAAAAATTGCTTTTGGATCAATCATTCTGGACAATATAAATATTGCTTTAAATACTTATCAGAAGCTGATGGAATCATCATTTCAAAATAATCCTGAACAGATGGATTTAGGATTGCAGCTGATGGAAACAACCAGGCAGATCTTTGAACAATATTATGTTGGTATCTGGATGCTTTCTATCATTGTCGGATTATATTTGGGAACTCTAATTATTTCCAAAAACAGCGAGATCAAATGGCAGCACAGATTTATTCAACTTCAGTATGAATCTATCTACTTTGTCATCGCTGCTTTGATTTTATTTGTGATCCCGAAATGGCGAATTCTCGGTATGAATGCACTATTAATTTTAGCGCCATTATTTTTGATAGAAGGAATCTCAATTCTGGATTTTTATTGGGGAGATTTCTTTAAAAAAACAAAATTTTTACTTTTTTTGTTGATTATTTCGATGGTGTTCAATTATTTTATACTAAGTTTGATAGCCTTGATAGGGCTGTTGGATATTTGGTTTGATTTTAGAAAAATTAGAAATACGGAGGACATAGATGAAACTAATTCTAGCTAA
- the ffh gene encoding signal recognition particle protein, giving the protein MFNSLTERFDNIFRKLKGHGKLSEQNIKESMREVRRALLEADVNFKIIKEFINNVSRKAVGTEVMKSLTPGHQVVKIVHAELIELMGSESFKVRLHDNKKNKIMLVGLQGSGKTTTCAKLASKFRKNSINPALVACDIYRPAAIHQLQVLGKQLSLPVIADEKSKNVLKIAKKAIKETEKSDENLLIFDTAGRLHIDEKLMKELRDLKKFLKPDYIFFVADAMTGQDAVNVAKEFNEQLEFDGVILTKMDSDARGGAALSIKAVTGKPLVFVGTGEKISELEEFHPDRMANRILGMGDVLSLIEKAEQTINTEEAEKLAEKLKKNQFTFTDFLSQLQQLQKMGPMDQLLGMMPGMNNKALKGLKVDEKDIKHIEAIIYSMTRTEREKPTIINGSRRHRIAKGSGTSIQEVNRLIKQFDQMKKMMKKFNNPKAFKGGMLPF; this is encoded by the coding sequence ATGTTTAATAGTTTAACTGAACGATTTGATAATATTTTTCGCAAGTTAAAAGGTCACGGGAAACTTAGCGAACAAAACATCAAAGAATCGATGCGGGAAGTTCGTCGTGCACTCCTGGAAGCGGATGTAAACTTCAAGATCATTAAGGAATTCATCAACAATGTAAGCCGGAAAGCTGTCGGCACAGAAGTGATGAAAAGCCTTACTCCCGGTCATCAAGTCGTCAAGATCGTTCATGCAGAACTTATCGAACTGATGGGAAGCGAAAGCTTCAAAGTTCGACTTCATGATAATAAAAAGAACAAGATCATGCTGGTGGGATTGCAGGGTTCTGGTAAAACAACAACTTGTGCAAAACTTGCCAGTAAATTCCGAAAAAATTCCATCAATCCTGCTTTAGTTGCCTGCGACATTTATCGTCCGGCTGCTATTCATCAATTACAGGTTCTGGGCAAGCAGCTCAGCCTGCCGGTTATTGCAGATGAAAAATCGAAGAATGTTCTAAAGATAGCAAAAAAGGCTATTAAGGAAACTGAGAAATCAGATGAAAATCTGCTGATCTTTGATACAGCCGGCCGCCTTCATATAGATGAAAAACTGATGAAGGAACTGCGTGATCTGAAGAAATTCTTGAAGCCGGATTATATCTTTTTTGTAGCAGATGCAATGACCGGACAGGATGCTGTGAATGTTGCTAAAGAATTTAATGAACAATTAGAATTCGATGGTGTGATATTGACGAAAATGGATAGTGATGCTCGTGGTGGTGCGGCACTTTCCATTAAAGCAGTTACCGGAAAACCTTTGGTTTTTGTAGGAACAGGTGAGAAAATATCAGAGCTTGAGGAATTCCATCCCGATAGAATGGCAAACCGCATTCTGGGAATGGGAGACGTTCTCAGTCTCATCGAAAAGGCTGAACAGACTATCAATACAGAAGAAGCTGAAAAATTAGCAGAAAAACTGAAAAAAAATCAGTTCACCTTCACAGATTTTCTATCTCAGCTGCAGCAACTGCAAAAAATGGGTCCTATGGACCAACTTCTTGGTATGATGCCGGGAATGAACAACAAAGCTCTCAAAGGTTTAAAAGTAGATGAAAAAGACATTAAGCACATTGAAGCTATCATCTATTCGATGACTCGCACTGAGCGCGAAAAACCCACCATCATAAACGGCAGCCGCCGTCATCGAATTGCTAAAGGCAGTGGCACTTCCATTCAAGAAGTAAACCGACTGATAAAGCAATTTGATCAAATGAAAAAAATGATGAAAAAATTCAATAATCCCAAAGCATTCAAAGGTGGAATGCTGCCGTTTTAA
- the rpe gene encoding ribulose-phosphate 3-epimerase, which translates to MVKIAPSLLSADFMNLEKEIHQIEKAGADILHLDVMDGHFVPNLTFGMPIIQQIKQIASIPLDVHLMVTNPQVYLEKLGEWKIEYVSFHQETVFHLHRQLHVLKQLGTKAGIALNPATPVETIFPVLADLNFVLLMSVNPGFGGQSFLPLVFDKIDKLSAEAKKVNPDLEIEVDGGVNNINAKDLVKHGVDILVAGSYIFGSNSSKDKIKSLR; encoded by the coding sequence ATGGTAAAAATAGCACCATCTCTGCTTTCAGCAGATTTTATGAATCTGGAAAAAGAGATTCATCAGATTGAAAAAGCAGGAGCTGATATTCTTCATCTGGATGTGATGGATGGGCATTTTGTGCCAAATCTCACGTTCGGAATGCCGATAATTCAGCAGATAAAGCAGATTGCGTCTATTCCTCTCGATGTTCATCTGATGGTGACTAATCCGCAAGTTTACCTTGAAAAACTTGGAGAATGGAAGATCGAATATGTTTCATTTCATCAGGAAACTGTGTTTCATCTGCATCGACAGCTCCATGTTTTGAAGCAACTTGGAACGAAAGCTGGAATCGCTTTGAATCCGGCAACTCCGGTGGAAACCATCTTCCCTGTTTTAGCCGATCTTAATTTTGTACTTTTGATGAGTGTTAATCCCGGTTTTGGAGGACAATCATTTTTACCATTGGTTTTCGATAAAATTGATAAGCTTTCTGCAGAAGCAAAGAAGGTAAATCCTGATTTGGAAATCGAAGTCGATGGTGGCGTGAACAACATAAATGCCAAAGATCTGGTAAAACACGGTGTAGATATTTTAGTTGCTGGTTCTTATATTTTTGGAAGTAATAGTTCCAAAGATAAAATAAAGAGTTTGAGATAG